A window from Gossypium raimondii isolate GPD5lz chromosome 7, ASM2569854v1, whole genome shotgun sequence encodes these proteins:
- the LOC105801476 gene encoding uncharacterized protein LOC105801476 isoform X2, whose translation MAASSTDLKCLRRELICLGVLISVILCLSIPLFRGFMLFRSSGEAYLYDLGSTHGTFINKSQVTKKTYVDLRVGDVIRFGHSTRLYIFQGPSELMPPEKDLKVIREAKIREEMLDREASLRRARAEASLSDGISWGMGEDAIEEAEDDADEVTWQTYKGQLTEKQEKTRDKIIKRTEKIAHMKKEIDAIRAKDIAQGGLTQGQQTQIARNEQRITQVLEELESLEETLNESIRESIGARGGTTRGKRKGGPEDDEEDISSDDDEFYDRTKKKPTVQKVGETQSIETADSLLDKRDAITKEIEEKKELLLTEKNKMTSDTGLETEAGDALDAYMSGLSSQLVLDRTVQIEKELSALQSELDRIFYLLKIADPTGEAAKKRDMKAQVPAPDRPRPPAAAVRKQIAKEPKKISSATEPANSPVQKEGVADVSMESRKKPEENVVSDTSEGEKAIYTVAKPQWLGAVENKEIKESNQVIVVDTHKVDDFVDYKDRKKVLGSADNPQVKEPSGIEATASGLIIRTQKQVEKPEAGDKPSDQSTTPSTGAEEIAQNAVALLLKHTRGYHADEEELNETPDMSARNQSKKKEKKPKRVLGPEKPSFLDSNPDPEYETWVPPEGQSGDGRTTLNDRYGY comes from the exons ATGGCTGCATCCTCGACCGATTTAAAGT GTTTGAGAAGGGAGCTTATATGTTTGGGCGTATTGATCTCTGTGATTTTGTGCTTGAGCATCCCACTATTTCGCGGTTTCATGCTG TTTAGGAGCAGTGGCGAGGCCTATCTTTATGATCTTGGCAGTACACATGGCACTTTTATCAATAAAAGTCAG GTGACCAAAAAGACTTATGTGGACTTACGTGTGGGTGATGTCATTCGGTTTGGCCA CTCAACTCGTTTGTATATTTTCCAAGGGCCTTCGGAGTTGATGCCACCG GAAAAAGACTTGAAAGTCATAAGAGAAGCTAAGATCCGAGAAGAGATGTTAGACCGGGAAGCTTCACTTAGACGAGCAAGAGCAGAAGCATCTCTTTCTGATGGTATCTCATGGGGCATGGGAGAGGATGCTATTGAAGAAGCAGAG gatgaTGCTGATGAAGTGACTTGGCAAACCTACAAAGGACAGCTTACAGAGAAGCAGGAAAAAACCCGTGATAAGATAATAAAAAGGACTGAAAAG ATTGCTCATATGAAGAAAGAGATAGATGCAATACGAGCCAAAGATATTGCACAAGGTGGGTTGACACAAGGCCAGCAAACTCAGATTGCTAGGAATGAACAAAGAATAACACAG GTACTGGAGGAGCTTGAAAGCTTGGAAGAGACTTTAAACGAAAGTATCCGTGAAAGCATAGGTGCACGTGGTGGAACAACTCGTGGTAAGCGAAAAGGAGGGCCAGAGGATGATGAAGAAGACATTTCAAG TGATGATGATGAATTCTATGACCGGACAAAGAAGAAACCAACTGTGCAGAAAGTTGGTGAAACACAGTCTATTGAAACTGCTGATAGTCTTCTTGATAAGAGAGATGCCATTaccaaagaaattgaagaaaaaaaagagttgcTGTTGACTGAGAAGAACAAAATGACCTCAGATACTGGTTTAGAAACTGAAGCTGGAGATGCACTTGATGCTTACATGTCTGGGCTTTCATCCCAGTTAG TGCTTGATAGGACAGTGCAAATTGAGAAGGAACTCTCTGCCCTTCAGTCCGAGTTGGATCGGATCTTCTACCTGTTGAAGATTGCTGATCCAACGGGGGAAGCTGCTAAGAAAAGGGATATGAAGGCACAAGTACCAGCACCTGACAGACCTAGACCTCCTGCGGCTGCTGTCCGGAAGCAGATTGCAAAGGAACCCAAAAAAATCAGTTCAGCTACAGAACCAGCAAATTCTCCTGTGCAGAAAGAGGGAGTTGCAGATGTCTCTATGGAATCAAGAAAGAAACCAGAAGAGAATGTTGTTAGTGATACATCCGAGGGGGAAAAGGCTATCTATACCGTTGCAAAGCCCCAATGGCTTGGTGCTGTTGAGAACAAGGAGATTAAAGAGTCAAATCAAGTAATAGTAGTAGATACACATAAAGTTGACGACTTTGTTGACTATAAAGATAGGAAGAAAGTACTTGGGAGTGCTGACAATCCACAGGTTAAAGAGCCATCAGGAATTGAAGCTACTGCCTCCGGTCTGATTATAAGAACACAGAAACAGGTTGAGAAGCCTGAAGCTGGTGATAAACCCTCTGATCAATCTACGACACCCTCTACGGGAGCTGAAGAAATTGCACAGAATGCTGTGGCACTGTTGCTGAAGCACACTAGAGGGTACCATGCAGACGAAGAGGAATTGAATGAAACCCCTGATATGTCGGCCAGAAATCAATctaagaagaaagagaaaaagccAAAACGAGTGCTTGGTCCTGAAAAGCCTTCATTTCTTGATAGCAATCCAGATCCAGAGTACGAAACGTGGGTTCCTCCTGAAG GGCAATCCGGTGATGGGAGAACAACGTTGAATGATCGATATGGGTACTGA
- the LOC105801476 gene encoding uncharacterized protein LOC105801476 isoform X1, translated as MTATMGPPPPRNPNPSTEPESIAQEESEPRTAKTTMGPPPPLPINPNPSTEPESIAPEESELITAKTTMGPPPPLPINPNLQNPLDEEEPSNSKSEPNSTEKPLNPKQSSVPYTIPPWSGPPCHHFFLEVLKDGCILDRFKVFEKGAYMFGRIDLCDFVLEHPTISRFHAVLQFRSSGEAYLYDLGSTHGTFINKSQVTKKTYVDLRVGDVIRFGHSTRLYIFQGPSELMPPEKDLKVIREAKIREEMLDREASLRRARAEASLSDGISWGMGEDAIEEAEDDADEVTWQTYKGQLTEKQEKTRDKIIKRTEKIAHMKKEIDAIRAKDIAQGGLTQGQQTQIARNEQRITQVLEELESLEETLNESIRESIGARGGTTRGKRKGGPEDDEEDISSDDDEFYDRTKKKPTVQKVGETQSIETADSLLDKRDAITKEIEEKKELLLTEKNKMTSDTGLETEAGDALDAYMSGLSSQLVLDRTVQIEKELSALQSELDRIFYLLKIADPTGEAAKKRDMKAQVPAPDRPRPPAAAVRKQIAKEPKKISSATEPANSPVQKEGVADVSMESRKKPEENVVSDTSEGEKAIYTVAKPQWLGAVENKEIKESNQVIVVDTHKVDDFVDYKDRKKVLGSADNPQVKEPSGIEATASGLIIRTQKQVEKPEAGDKPSDQSTTPSTGAEEIAQNAVALLLKHTRGYHADEEELNETPDMSARNQSKKKEKKPKRVLGPEKPSFLDSNPDPEYETWVPPEGQSGDGRTTLNDRYGY; from the exons ATGACTGCCACGATGGGTCCACCGCCTCCCAGGAACCCTAACCCCTCGACCGAACCCGAGTCGATAGCCCAAGAAGAATCCGAACCCAGAACAGCCAAAACCACGATGGGTCCTCCGCCACCTCTTCCCATAAACCCTAACCCCTCGACCGAACCCGAGTCGATAGCCCCAGAAGAATCCGAACTCATAACAGCCAAAACCACGATGGGTCCTCCGCCACCTCTTCCCATAAACCCTAACCTGCAAAATCCCCTAGACGAAGAAGAACCATCGAACTCAAAGTCAGAACCAAATTCAACTGAAAAGCCCTTAAATCCAAAGCAATCTTCTGTGCCTTACACAATCCCTCCGTGGAGTGGACCTCCTTGTCACCATTTCTTCCTCGAGGTGCTTAAAGATGGCTGCATCCTCGACCGATTTAAAGT GTTTGAGAAGGGAGCTTATATGTTTGGGCGTATTGATCTCTGTGATTTTGTGCTTGAGCATCCCACTATTTCGCGGTTTCATGCTG TGCTTCAGTTTAGGAGCAGTGGCGAGGCCTATCTTTATGATCTTGGCAGTACACATGGCACTTTTATCAATAAAAGTCAG GTGACCAAAAAGACTTATGTGGACTTACGTGTGGGTGATGTCATTCGGTTTGGCCA CTCAACTCGTTTGTATATTTTCCAAGGGCCTTCGGAGTTGATGCCACCG GAAAAAGACTTGAAAGTCATAAGAGAAGCTAAGATCCGAGAAGAGATGTTAGACCGGGAAGCTTCACTTAGACGAGCAAGAGCAGAAGCATCTCTTTCTGATGGTATCTCATGGGGCATGGGAGAGGATGCTATTGAAGAAGCAGAG gatgaTGCTGATGAAGTGACTTGGCAAACCTACAAAGGACAGCTTACAGAGAAGCAGGAAAAAACCCGTGATAAGATAATAAAAAGGACTGAAAAG ATTGCTCATATGAAGAAAGAGATAGATGCAATACGAGCCAAAGATATTGCACAAGGTGGGTTGACACAAGGCCAGCAAACTCAGATTGCTAGGAATGAACAAAGAATAACACAG GTACTGGAGGAGCTTGAAAGCTTGGAAGAGACTTTAAACGAAAGTATCCGTGAAAGCATAGGTGCACGTGGTGGAACAACTCGTGGTAAGCGAAAAGGAGGGCCAGAGGATGATGAAGAAGACATTTCAAG TGATGATGATGAATTCTATGACCGGACAAAGAAGAAACCAACTGTGCAGAAAGTTGGTGAAACACAGTCTATTGAAACTGCTGATAGTCTTCTTGATAAGAGAGATGCCATTaccaaagaaattgaagaaaaaaaagagttgcTGTTGACTGAGAAGAACAAAATGACCTCAGATACTGGTTTAGAAACTGAAGCTGGAGATGCACTTGATGCTTACATGTCTGGGCTTTCATCCCAGTTAG TGCTTGATAGGACAGTGCAAATTGAGAAGGAACTCTCTGCCCTTCAGTCCGAGTTGGATCGGATCTTCTACCTGTTGAAGATTGCTGATCCAACGGGGGAAGCTGCTAAGAAAAGGGATATGAAGGCACAAGTACCAGCACCTGACAGACCTAGACCTCCTGCGGCTGCTGTCCGGAAGCAGATTGCAAAGGAACCCAAAAAAATCAGTTCAGCTACAGAACCAGCAAATTCTCCTGTGCAGAAAGAGGGAGTTGCAGATGTCTCTATGGAATCAAGAAAGAAACCAGAAGAGAATGTTGTTAGTGATACATCCGAGGGGGAAAAGGCTATCTATACCGTTGCAAAGCCCCAATGGCTTGGTGCTGTTGAGAACAAGGAGATTAAAGAGTCAAATCAAGTAATAGTAGTAGATACACATAAAGTTGACGACTTTGTTGACTATAAAGATAGGAAGAAAGTACTTGGGAGTGCTGACAATCCACAGGTTAAAGAGCCATCAGGAATTGAAGCTACTGCCTCCGGTCTGATTATAAGAACACAGAAACAGGTTGAGAAGCCTGAAGCTGGTGATAAACCCTCTGATCAATCTACGACACCCTCTACGGGAGCTGAAGAAATTGCACAGAATGCTGTGGCACTGTTGCTGAAGCACACTAGAGGGTACCATGCAGACGAAGAGGAATTGAATGAAACCCCTGATATGTCGGCCAGAAATCAATctaagaagaaagagaaaaagccAAAACGAGTGCTTGGTCCTGAAAAGCCTTCATTTCTTGATAGCAATCCAGATCCAGAGTACGAAACGTGGGTTCCTCCTGAAG GGCAATCCGGTGATGGGAGAACAACGTTGAATGATCGATATGGGTACTGA